A section of the Solitalea canadensis DSM 3403 genome encodes:
- a CDS encoding GNAT family N-acetyltransferase, with amino-acid sequence MNNITIRKVTLVDLPELQKIGIQTFRETFSAENSDEDMQKYLDEKFNDIQVSKELNNPDSEFYFAILEGEIVGYLKMNFKDAQTELRHNDYAEIERIYVLEDFIGKKVGQLLFDKALEVADSYKVNFVWLGVWEENYRAIRFYEKNGFETFDKHIFRLGNDEQTDLMMRKQITH; translated from the coding sequence ATGAATAATATAACAATCCGAAAAGTAACCTTAGTCGATTTACCCGAACTTCAGAAAATTGGAATACAAACCTTTAGGGAAACCTTTTCAGCAGAGAACAGTGATGAGGATATGCAAAAATACCTGGACGAAAAATTCAATGACATTCAGGTATCAAAAGAGTTGAATAACCCTGATTCTGAATTTTACTTTGCGATTTTAGAAGGTGAAATCGTCGGTTACTTGAAAATGAATTTCAAAGACGCTCAAACAGAATTGAGGCATAATGATTATGCTGAGATAGAACGTATCTATGTATTAGAAGATTTTATTGGCAAAAAAGTGGGTCAGTTGCTCTTTGACAAGGCGTTGGAAGTAGCAGACTCTTATAAAGTTAATTTTGTTTGGCTGGGTGTTTGGGAAGAAAACTATCGGGCTATTCGCTTCTATGAAAAAAACGGTTTCGAGACGTTTGATAAGCATATTTTCAGGTTGGGAAATGATGAACAAACTGACCTTATGATGAGAAAACAGATTACCCACTGA
- a CDS encoding VOC family protein, whose amino-acid sequence METINQKITPFLWFDKNAEEAVNFYISVFKDAKIKTVQRVNGAVLTIAFELNGQEFVALNGGPMFKFTEAVSFVIYCKDQGEIDYFWKSLAEGGQEQQCGWLKDKFGLSWQVVPANIDKLLNPGDPQKTDRAMQALMKMVKLDIKALQEA is encoded by the coding sequence ATGGAAACTATCAATCAAAAGATCACTCCTTTTTTATGGTTTGATAAGAATGCTGAAGAAGCTGTTAATTTTTACATCTCAGTATTTAAAGATGCCAAGATTAAAACTGTTCAACGGGTTAACGGAGCAGTATTAACAATAGCATTTGAATTAAACGGACAAGAATTTGTTGCCTTAAACGGAGGGCCAATGTTCAAGTTTACTGAGGCTGTTTCTTTTGTAATTTATTGCAAGGACCAGGGAGAAATTGACTACTTCTGGAAATCGTTAGCTGAAGGCGGACAGGAACAACAGTGTGGCTGGCTAAAGGATAAATTCGGTTTATCATGGCAAGTGGTTCCGGCTAACATTGATAAATTACTTAATCCCGGTGACCCTCAAAAAACCGACAGAGCTATGCAAGCCTTAATGAAAATGGTTAAGCTTGACATTAAAGCATTACAAGAAGCTTAA
- a CDS encoding YybH family protein, with translation MKNIILKGALVGCVISLLFACKEKKEEPVVIDKEQIKKEIQAKENEFAETYNSGVLKNIGYYADDATSFFQNRAPLVGKEAIITFLQSDLAANTDRITFTTNEVFVSNDGNLVVEIGSFKVVDSVNVPINTGNYMTMFEKRNGKYVAVRDMSTSDGMSVQ, from the coding sequence ATGAAAAACATAATTTTAAAAGGAGCATTAGTAGGATGTGTAATAAGTTTATTATTCGCCTGTAAAGAAAAAAAGGAAGAGCCTGTGGTGATTGATAAAGAACAAATCAAAAAAGAAATTCAGGCCAAAGAAAATGAATTTGCAGAGACCTATAACAGCGGAGTATTAAAAAACATTGGTTATTATGCCGATGATGCGACAAGTTTTTTCCAAAACAGGGCTCCATTAGTTGGCAAAGAAGCAATTATAACCTTTTTACAATCCGACTTAGCTGCAAATACCGACAGAATTACATTTACAACAAATGAAGTTTTTGTATCAAACGATGGAAATCTAGTGGTAGAAATCGGTTCTTTTAAAGTTGTTGATTCTGTAAATGTTCCGATTAATACAGGAAATTACATGACGATGTTTGAGAAAAGAAATGGCAAATACGTTGCCGTACGTGATATGAGTACATCAGATGGCATGTCGGTTCAATAA
- a CDS encoding GNAT family N-acetyltransferase, translated as MKNITIETITNGDIEQCRDLCNELMAFQKSKAFIAPEKFDLMTFDTRMKKSYESSMASQVVVIKDDGFPVGYVFSTIDVIDSSKNGFPEWAPKVENGKSFYPDWVELPQKIGCLNNLYLRDEYRALKFGSKLVEMSMEWLESFSDVNLIFIYISNGNDAALSFYLNRGFTFSHDVFGGFIKAVYKLKE; from the coding sequence ATGAAAAACATAACAATAGAAACAATTACAAATGGTGATATTGAACAATGCCGGGATTTATGTAATGAACTGATGGCTTTTCAAAAATCGAAGGCGTTTATTGCACCTGAGAAATTTGACCTGATGACTTTCGACACGAGGATGAAGAAGAGTTATGAAAGTTCAATGGCTAGTCAGGTTGTTGTTATTAAAGATGATGGCTTTCCTGTCGGTTATGTTTTTTCTACAATTGATGTAATCGATAGTAGTAAAAATGGATTCCCTGAATGGGCGCCGAAGGTTGAAAATGGAAAGAGTTTTTATCCCGATTGGGTAGAATTGCCACAGAAAATAGGTTGTCTCAATAACCTGTATCTACGTGATGAATACCGAGCGTTAAAATTTGGCTCAAAACTAGTTGAAATGTCTATGGAGTGGCTTGAAAGCTTTTCGGATGTGAATTTGATATTTATCTATATATCAAATGGAAACGATGCCGCGTTGAGTTTTTATCTCAATCGTGGTTTTACCTTTAGCCATGATGTTTTTGGTGGTTTTATTAAGGCTGTTTATAAACTTAAGGAATAG
- a CDS encoding dihydrofolate reductase family protein has translation MRKLTAYNFLTLNGFYKGPGNDTSWHKHGSEENEYASQSLKSENILLFGRVTYELMASYWPTPFAIENDPNVAAGMNNAQKIVFSTTLKKADWSNTQIINGDIVTRIKELKKTSGEDLTILGSGSIITQFADAGLIDGYEIMIDPVALGEGTPIFKGLKHQLNLKLTGSRVFKSGVVLLSYEVK, from the coding sequence ATGAGAAAGTTAACAGCCTATAATTTTTTAACATTAAATGGGTTTTATAAAGGTCCGGGTAATGATACCAGCTGGCATAAGCACGGTTCTGAAGAAAACGAGTACGCAAGCCAATCGCTTAAGTCTGAGAATATCCTGTTGTTTGGTCGTGTAACCTATGAACTAATGGCAAGCTACTGGCCAACACCATTTGCTATTGAAAATGATCCAAACGTGGCGGCAGGAATGAATAATGCACAGAAAATAGTTTTTTCAACTACATTAAAAAAAGCCGATTGGAGCAATACCCAAATAATCAATGGAGATATTGTAACCCGGATAAAAGAACTAAAGAAGACTTCCGGAGAAGATTTGACAATTTTAGGTAGTGGAAGCATCATCACTCAATTTGCTGATGCAGGTTTAATTGACGGTTATGAAATTATGATTGATCCGGTAGCATTAGGTGAGGGAACACCAATTTTTAAAGGCCTAAAACATCAACTGAATTTAAAGTTAACTGGATCAAGGGTGTTTAAAAGTGGGGTGGTTTTGTTGAGTTACGAAGTGAAGTAG
- a CDS encoding SDR family NAD(P)-dependent oxidoreductase yields MKRLVGKVAIITGGAGSIGKTTAKQFLNEGAKVFLVDMSKEALQKVADELGENVAYTVADVTKAADVERYAKEAVDKFGKVDIFFNNAGIEGVVKPIIDYPEDIFDKVMAVNVKGMWLGCKYVLPQMNDGGSMIITSSVAGIAGTPGVSAYVTSKHAVIGLMRTAALEAASRKIRVNTINPSPVDNRMMRSLEDGFAPGHSTEAKKGMESGIPLGRYAQPEEIADLVVFLSSDESKFITGTVQVIAGGMGA; encoded by the coding sequence ATGAAAAGATTAGTAGGAAAAGTAGCAATTATTACCGGTGGAGCCGGGAGCATTGGTAAAACAACTGCAAAACAATTCTTGAATGAAGGAGCCAAAGTTTTTTTGGTAGATATGAGTAAGGAAGCTTTACAAAAAGTAGCTGATGAATTGGGTGAAAATGTAGCTTACACTGTAGCTGATGTTACTAAAGCAGCCGACGTGGAACGATACGCAAAGGAAGCCGTTGATAAATTTGGTAAAGTCGATATATTCTTTAACAATGCCGGTATTGAGGGTGTTGTAAAACCTATCATAGATTATCCAGAAGACATATTTGACAAGGTGATGGCCGTTAATGTGAAAGGCATGTGGCTGGGTTGTAAATATGTTCTTCCGCAAATGAATGACGGAGGAAGCATGATTATTACTTCATCCGTTGCGGGTATTGCAGGAACTCCAGGTGTAAGTGCTTATGTAACCAGTAAACATGCTGTAATTGGTTTAATGAGAACTGCAGCGCTTGAAGCTGCATCGCGAAAAATCAGGGTAAATACCATTAACCCTTCACCTGTGGATAACCGTATGATGCGATCTCTGGAAGATGGTTTTGCGCCGGGTCATAGCACCGAAGCAAAAAAAGGCATGGAATCCGGAATTCCATTAGGCCGATATGCTCAACCCGAAGAAATTGCTGATCTGGTAGTATTCCTAAGCAGCGATGAAAGTAAATTTATTACGGGTACCGTTCAGGTGATAGCTGGCGGCATGGGAGCTTAA
- the pncB gene encoding nicotinate phosphoribosyltransferase: MDIISPSFQLLSLLDNDFYKFTMQHAVVKQFPNAKARYQFINRGKHEFPIGFDSALRQAVDAMAGLQLSKEEKNFLTQTCPYLDPAYLDFLQGYRYDPSEVIIQQNNTAISISIEGYWYRTILWEVPLLSLVSELYYRLTNQQRVNDEQVIAITKDKIEKYNKLGVTVADFGTRRRHSYQVQRLVIDTLRRSEGKSFIGTSNVHMAMLYQTKPIGTHAHEWFMFHAARYGFKMANSLGLEHWVDVYRGDLGIALSDTYTSNVFFEQFDKKFAKLFDGVRHDSGDPVEFAEKTIRHYEKLGINPLYKTIIFSDALNYDKVEVIANYCKGKIGVSFGIGTNLTNDVGLKPMNMVIKLTETLPQNKEWTPVVKLSDEKGKYTGEPKMIELAKTILSIPY; this comes from the coding sequence ATGGATATTATTTCTCCCTCTTTTCAACTCCTCTCACTGCTCGACAATGATTTCTATAAATTTACGATGCAGCATGCTGTTGTAAAACAGTTCCCCAATGCTAAAGCCCGCTATCAATTCATCAACAGAGGAAAACATGAATTCCCCATTGGTTTCGACAGTGCTTTACGACAGGCAGTTGATGCCATGGCTGGTTTACAACTAAGCAAAGAGGAAAAAAACTTTCTTACCCAAACTTGTCCTTATTTAGATCCGGCTTACCTTGATTTCCTGCAGGGCTATCGTTATGATCCCAGTGAGGTGATCATACAACAAAATAATACAGCTATTTCCATCTCCATTGAGGGTTACTGGTACCGGACTATTTTATGGGAGGTGCCCTTGTTATCGCTCGTCAGTGAACTTTACTATCGATTAACTAATCAGCAACGTGTTAATGACGAACAGGTTATTGCTATCACAAAAGATAAGATCGAGAAATACAATAAATTAGGAGTAACTGTTGCCGACTTTGGTACCCGCCGCCGACATTCCTACCAGGTACAACGATTGGTGATCGATACGTTGAGAAGAAGTGAAGGCAAAAGTTTCATTGGAACAAGCAATGTTCACATGGCCATGTTGTATCAAACAAAACCAATTGGCACACATGCGCATGAATGGTTTATGTTTCATGCCGCACGCTATGGCTTTAAAATGGCTAATTCATTAGGGTTGGAACATTGGGTGGATGTTTATCGCGGAGATTTAGGAATTGCGCTTTCAGACACCTACACCTCGAACGTTTTCTTTGAACAATTTGATAAGAAGTTTGCCAAACTTTTTGATGGTGTGCGACATGATAGCGGTGATCCGGTCGAGTTTGCGGAGAAAACCATCCGTCATTATGAAAAACTAGGAATTAACCCACTCTATAAAACCATTATTTTTTCAGATGCCCTGAATTATGATAAAGTGGAAGTTATTGCAAACTATTGCAAGGGAAAAATTGGCGTTTCTTTTGGAATTGGTACCAATTTAACCAATGATGTTGGTTTAAAGCCCATGAATATGGTGATTAAATTAACGGAAACCCTGCCTCAAAATAAAGAATGGACACCCGTTGTAAAACTTTCGGATGAGAAAGGAAAATATACCGGAGAACCGAAAATGATTGAATTAGCAAAGACTATTTTAAGTATTCCATATTGA
- a CDS encoding DinB family protein, translated as MELIDLKTELREELKNAFDVYSQQLSMFSEQELNRKPVFGGWTAGQVTDHISKAVDGLPDGSTTKAERPFDLHVETLKGLFLDFNTKMNAPEFVHPSDGPFAIKSQLERLAALKHENLEFITSRDLEEVCLDFEVPFMGFLTRYEWLHFFNVHLQRHCNQLKNIYKSVHKQ; from the coding sequence ATGGAATTAATCGACCTAAAAACAGAATTACGAGAGGAACTTAAAAATGCTTTCGATGTATATTCTCAACAACTCTCTATGTTTAGTGAGCAAGAATTAAATAGGAAACCAGTGTTCGGAGGTTGGACTGCCGGACAGGTTACTGATCATATTAGTAAAGCTGTAGACGGCTTGCCGGATGGCTCAACAACCAAAGCAGAGCGACCATTTGATCTGCATGTTGAAACATTGAAGGGGTTATTTCTTGATTTTAATACTAAAATGAATGCTCCTGAATTTGTTCACCCTTCAGACGGTCCATTTGCTATCAAAAGCCAATTGGAAAGGTTAGCAGCTCTTAAGCATGAAAATCTTGAATTTATAACGTCAAGAGATTTAGAAGAGGTGTGTCTTGATTTTGAAGTTCCCTTTATGGGTTTTCTTACTCGTTATGAATGGCTGCACTTTTTTAATGTTCATCTTCAACGACACTGTAACCAATTAAAAAATATTTACAAATCAGTCCACAAGCAGTAA
- a CDS encoding sugar O-acetyltransferase — translation MKSEKEKMIAGELYLAYDQELVNDRFNAKQLLRKLNVDEYVVSEKSNALLKQLIPNSLTNLYIEPPFHCDYGYNIYCGENVYFNVNCVVLDTMPVKIGSNVFFGPGAHIYAASHPLNAIARRTEEFSKPVIIGDDCWIGGGAIICPGVTIGDRCVIGAGAVVTKDIPDDSLAVGNPAKVIRKL, via the coding sequence ATGAAATCAGAGAAAGAAAAAATGATTGCCGGTGAATTGTATCTCGCCTATGACCAGGAACTAGTAAACGACAGATTTAATGCAAAACAACTACTCCGTAAATTAAACGTTGATGAGTATGTTGTTTCTGAAAAATCCAACGCTCTCCTGAAACAACTCATCCCAAACTCACTTACCAATTTATACATTGAGCCTCCGTTTCATTGCGATTATGGTTATAATATTTATTGCGGAGAGAATGTGTACTTCAATGTAAATTGTGTGGTGCTGGATACAATGCCAGTAAAAATTGGTTCCAATGTGTTTTTCGGTCCGGGTGCGCATATCTATGCAGCTTCTCACCCATTGAATGCGATTGCCAGGAGAACAGAGGAATTTTCGAAACCGGTAATTATTGGCGACGATTGCTGGATTGGAGGCGGCGCTATTATTTGTCCGGGTGTTACAATTGGCGACCGCTGCGTAATTGGTGCCGGAGCGGTTGTCACCAAAGATATTCCTGACGATTCTCTTGCTGTCGGGAATCCTGCCAAAGTGATCAGAAAATTATGA
- a CDS encoding SDR family NAD(P)-dependent oxidoreductase translates to MKLLENKVALVTGAGSGIGREIAYLYAAEGAKVVVADIDEKGGNETVSEIQKKSGEAFFIKADSSKPEENEHLVSEAVNKYGALHIACNNAGIGGPSAPVGEYPIDGWDKVIAINLSGVFYGMRYQLPAIIKSGGGVIINMASILGQVGFRNSAAYAAAKHGVVGLTQTAALEYAPQGVRVNAVGPGFISTPLIEKNMDEAARSGLVSLHPIGRLGKPEEVAELVLWLSSPKASFVTGSYYNVDGGYLAQ, encoded by the coding sequence ATGAAATTATTAGAAAATAAAGTTGCATTGGTTACAGGTGCAGGTTCAGGTATTGGTAGGGAAATAGCCTATTTATACGCAGCAGAAGGTGCCAAAGTAGTTGTCGCCGATATTGATGAAAAGGGCGGCAACGAAACGGTATCCGAGATTCAAAAGAAATCGGGAGAAGCATTTTTCATTAAAGCTGATTCTTCAAAACCTGAAGAAAATGAACACCTTGTTTCCGAAGCCGTTAATAAATACGGCGCTTTACATATCGCATGTAACAATGCAGGTATTGGCGGACCATCCGCGCCTGTTGGCGAATATCCGATTGATGGTTGGGATAAAGTAATTGCAATTAATTTATCGGGTGTGTTTTATGGAATGCGTTACCAATTACCCGCTATTATTAAGTCTGGTGGTGGTGTAATTATCAATATGGCCTCTATATTAGGCCAGGTTGGTTTTAGAAACTCGGCTGCCTATGCAGCTGCAAAACATGGAGTTGTCGGCTTAACCCAAACCGCAGCATTGGAATATGCTCCTCAAGGAGTAAGAGTAAATGCAGTGGGTCCTGGATTTATTTCAACTCCTCTTATTGAGAAAAATATGGATGAAGCTGCCCGCAGCGGATTAGTTAGCTTGCATCCGATAGGTCGATTAGGTAAACCGGAAGAAGTAGCAGAATTAGTCTTATGGCTGAGTTCTCCAAAAGCTTCATTTGTAACCGGTTCTTACTACAATGTCGATGGTGGTTATCTTGCCCAATAA
- a CDS encoding threonine ammonia-lyase, with protein MITVEDIQKAHERIRDHIHHTPVFTNHTINELTGAAIYFKCENFQKIGAFKARGGLNAVLQVAANNEAQAITTHSSGNHAQAVAYAAKKVGLPAYIVMPKTAPIVKKNAVLGYGAEVIECEPTLDAREAGVKEIIETRGAVLVHPFDNDRVIAGQATAAKELIEDSTFTFDTIITPVGGGGLLSGTSLSAHYFSPSTKVVGAEPEGAADAVLSFKSGKVEKPPYISSIADGLLTTLSERTLAIIREHVSEILLANDEEIAAAMKLIWERMKIIVEPSSAVALAVIIKNKERFAGQRIGIIISGGNVDLATLPF; from the coding sequence ATGATTACCGTAGAAGATATCCAAAAAGCGCACGAAAGAATTCGTGACCATATACACCATACCCCCGTTTTTACCAACCATACAATTAATGAATTGACCGGAGCAGCGATTTACTTTAAATGTGAAAACTTTCAGAAAATTGGGGCTTTTAAAGCTAGGGGAGGGTTAAATGCTGTATTGCAAGTAGCTGCCAATAATGAAGCGCAGGCAATAACAACCCATTCGTCTGGTAATCATGCTCAAGCCGTTGCTTACGCGGCAAAAAAGGTGGGGCTTCCAGCCTATATTGTAATGCCTAAAACAGCGCCGATTGTAAAGAAAAATGCAGTATTAGGTTATGGAGCCGAAGTAATTGAATGTGAACCTACGTTAGATGCACGGGAAGCAGGTGTAAAGGAAATAATTGAAACTCGTGGAGCAGTTTTAGTCCATCCATTCGACAACGACCGGGTAATTGCCGGGCAAGCTACCGCTGCAAAGGAATTGATTGAAGATTCAACGTTTACGTTCGATACTATAATAACGCCTGTTGGAGGCGGCGGACTTTTAAGTGGTACCTCCTTATCCGCACATTATTTTTCCCCATCTACCAAAGTAGTAGGCGCAGAACCCGAAGGTGCTGCCGATGCAGTTTTATCATTCAAAAGCGGCAAGGTGGAGAAACCTCCTTATATTTCAAGCATTGCAGATGGATTGTTAACTACTTTAAGTGAAAGGACATTAGCAATTATTCGTGAACATGTGAGCGAGATTTTGTTAGCGAATGACGAAGAAATCGCAGCTGCCATGAAACTCATTTGGGAACGAATGAAAATAATTGTTGAACCATCTTCGGCAGTTGCCTTGGCTGTTATTATCAAAAACAAAGAGCGGTTTGCAGGTCAGAGAATTGGGATTATTATCTCAGGGGGTAATGTTGATCTGGCAACGCTGCCGTTTTAG